A genomic segment from Gilvibacter sp. SZ-19 encodes:
- the guaB gene encoding IMP dehydrogenase, producing MTAHQNKIVGEGLTYDDVLLVPAYSQVLPRDVSIKSKFTRNISLNVPIVSAAMDTVTEARMAIAMAREGGIGVLHKNMTIAQQATKVRRVKRAESGMIIDPVTLPMDAKVIDAKNSMREHSIGGIPIVDGQGKLKGIVTNRDLRFEKNNDRPIVEVMTSENLVTTHEGTSLMDAEEILQDNKIEKLPVVTKENTLIGLITFRDITKLSLKPNANKDSYGRLRVAAAVGVTGDAVERAAALVNADVDAIVIDTAHGHTQGVVTVLKEIKKRFPELEVVVGNIATAEAAKYLVEAGADAVKVGIGPGSICTTRVVAGVGFPQFSAVLEVAAAIKGSGVPVIADGGIRYTGDIPKALAAGADCVMLGSLLAGTKESPGETIIYEGRKFKSYRGMGSVEAMSKGSKDRYFQDVEDDLKKLVPEGIVGRVPYKGDLFESIHQFVGGLRAGMGYCGAKDVPTLQEKGKFVKITSAGIHESHPHNVTITKEAPNYSR from the coding sequence ATGACAGCACATCAAAACAAAATAGTAGGCGAGGGTCTTACTTATGACGACGTTCTACTTGTTCCGGCCTATTCTCAGGTACTTCCCAGAGACGTTTCTATCAAATCTAAATTCACGCGTAATATTTCGCTCAATGTTCCTATTGTATCCGCAGCTATGGATACAGTTACAGAAGCGCGCATGGCCATTGCTATGGCTCGTGAAGGTGGAATCGGCGTTTTGCACAAGAACATGACCATTGCGCAGCAAGCCACTAAGGTACGTCGCGTTAAGCGTGCAGAAAGTGGGATGATCATCGACCCGGTGACCCTGCCAATGGACGCCAAGGTGATCGACGCCAAGAACAGTATGCGAGAGCACAGTATTGGTGGGATCCCTATTGTAGATGGGCAAGGCAAGCTCAAGGGAATTGTTACCAACCGAGACCTGCGTTTCGAAAAGAATAACGATCGTCCTATCGTTGAAGTAATGACCAGCGAGAACTTGGTAACCACCCACGAAGGCACCTCATTGATGGATGCCGAAGAGATCTTACAAGACAACAAGATCGAAAAGCTGCCAGTTGTAACTAAAGAGAATACCCTTATCGGTCTAATTACCTTTAGAGATATTACCAAGCTATCCTTAAAGCCGAATGCGAACAAAGACAGTTATGGTCGATTGCGTGTGGCTGCGGCGGTTGGAGTTACCGGCGATGCTGTAGAACGTGCTGCAGCTTTAGTCAATGCCGATGTAGATGCCATTGTTATCGATACAGCCCACGGACATACTCAGGGCGTTGTGACCGTTTTAAAAGAAATTAAGAAGCGCTTCCCAGAACTGGAAGTGGTGGTTGGAAACATTGCCACTGCAGAAGCCGCAAAATATTTAGTAGAAGCCGGAGCCGATGCTGTTAAGGTTGGTATTGGGCCTGGTTCTATCTGTACCACTCGCGTTGTGGCCGGAGTTGGATTCCCCCAGTTCTCTGCAGTTTTAGAAGTAGCTGCTGCCATAAAGGGTAGTGGAGTTCCAGTTATTGCAGATGGAGGTATTCGCTACACAGGAGATATTCCAAAGGCCTTGGCCGCCGGAGCTGACTGTGTTATGCTAGGATCGCTACTTGCAGGGACTAAGGAGTCTCCTGGAGAGACCATTATTTACGAAGGGCGTAAGTTCAAGTCCTATCGTGGTATGGGATCTGTAGAGGCTATGTCTAAAGGGTCTAAAGACCGTTATTTCCAAGATGTGGAAGACGACCTAAAGAAATTGGTTCCAGAGGGAATTGTTGGCCGTGTGCCTTACAAAGGAGATCTTTTTGAGAGTATCCACCAGTTTGTAGGTGGTTTACGTGCCGGTATGGGTTACTGCGGAGCTAAAGATGTTCCGACACTTCAAGAGAAAGGTAAATTTGTTAAGATCACTTCCGCAGGTATCCACGAGAGTCATCCGCACAATGTGACCATTACTAAAGAGGCTCCGAATTACAGCAGATAA
- a CDS encoding OmpH family outer membrane protein — MRFYLIGIIALATSFQMFAQTSKVGTIDVDYILSKMPDLTNVKSGVEAYGKELDTELGQKIAKYDSLIAKYQEMESTYGDAIKKTKQNEIIALEGEMQQFRQNSVTLIQLKQNELMQPLYQKVGVALEAVAQEQGYTQVLTSNATVAYLDPKFDLTIAVMQKLGLPTEE; from the coding sequence ATGCGTTTTTATCTCATAGGAATCATTGCCCTAGCGACATCATTTCAAATGTTCGCACAAACCTCTAAAGTAGGTACCATCGATGTAGATTATATTTTGAGCAAAATGCCAGATCTTACCAATGTAAAGTCAGGTGTTGAAGCTTACGGAAAAGAATTGGATACCGAATTGGGTCAGAAAATCGCCAAGTACGATTCCTTGATCGCTAAGTATCAAGAAATGGAATCCACTTACGGAGATGCGATCAAGAAAACCAAGCAGAACGAGATTATCGCTCTAGAAGGAGAAATGCAGCAGTTTCGTCAAAACTCTGTAACCTTGATCCAGCTTAAGCAAAACGAATTAATGCAACCGCTTTATCAGAAAGTAGGCGTTGCTTTAGAAGCAGTAGCTCAAGAACAAGGATATACTCAAGTACTTACAAGCAACGCAACCGTAGCTTATTTGGATCCTAAATTCGATCTTACCATTGCGGTTATGCAAAAACTAGGTCTACCTACCGAAGAGTAG
- a CDS encoding SRPBCC family protein: MKYTCEITIDRPLQEVIEKLDNAENMKHWQRGLLSYEVTQGTPGQEGAKMQLNYQMGKRQMSLTETITKRNFPHEFEATYDTKGVHNIQKLNFEETPDGKTKWVSDCEFQFQGFGMKLMGWLMPGAFKKQSLKYMQDFKAFVEDGTSVANT, from the coding sequence ATGAAATACACTTGCGAAATCACCATAGATAGACCTTTACAAGAGGTCATAGAAAAACTAGACAACGCAGAGAATATGAAGCACTGGCAGCGCGGCCTGCTCAGTTATGAAGTTACGCAGGGTACGCCTGGACAAGAGGGTGCGAAAATGCAACTCAATTACCAAATGGGAAAGCGTCAAATGAGTCTTACAGAAACGATCACAAAGCGCAATTTTCCACATGAATTCGAAGCTACTTACGATACCAAGGGGGTTCACAATATCCAGAAATTAAATTTTGAAGAAACTCCGGACGGGAAGACCAAGTGGGTATCTGATTGCGAATTCCAGTTCCAAGGATTTGGTATGAAATTAATGGGCTGGCTAATGCCTGGTGCCTTTAAAAAACAGTCCTTAAAGTATATGCAAGATTTTAAGGCCTTTGTAGAAGACGGAACCTCTGTCGCTAATACTTAA
- a CDS encoding peptidylprolyl isomerase, whose amino-acid sequence MGKRSLLSLIFICLLIPAATAQQLEDKTVLSIGDQTVSAGEFMRVYKKNLNLVADAEQRKVENYLDLYVDYKLKVAEAYAMGLDQQDAHKTEYRKYKHKLATTYMNVEEVTDTLMKEAFARQQEEILARHILIAASVDDLPQDTLVAYNKAIKLRQEIIDGKRKFEQAARQFSADPSAPDTGGNLGWFSVFKMVYPFETVAYNTPVGEISQVFRTQFGYHFIEVLDRRPVAKEVTVAHIMISPKADDASFDPEARINELYSNIKQGASFEELAKQYSDDRNTAENGGKLSRFGPGMLNAENFERAAFALKNPGDMSGPVKTDFGWHIIKLIDRHEYPTFQDVEQRLKRQVQQAQRLDYIKALSKQELKARYNITSPEHVVPFFTEFLTDSIKTKTWKYTDSLNPAMKTEIFTLGTTTFTYDDFARFIEERHRKTARHNTTYGAAKAFYDEFELATIRDYFKDHLDEEDEGFANIVREYKEGLLIFDLMENEIWSKVREDSTGLENYYKEHLADYQYETRVKALIASTPNEAVAKQLRKALKKGASLSELKEQFNEEETQVLFSNGTYQEGHRLLPEDYKLSSGVSKVYNKAGQFTVIRTDELLAPTAIPLDKIRGKVMGDYQAVLEAAFMEALKAKFKVTVDQQVLQEIKAQL is encoded by the coding sequence ATGGGGAAACGTAGCTTGCTTAGCTTGATTTTTATTTGTCTGCTTATTCCTGCCGCCACAGCGCAGCAACTGGAAGACAAAACAGTCCTTTCTATTGGTGATCAGACCGTAAGTGCCGGAGAGTTCATGCGTGTCTACAAGAAGAATTTAAATCTTGTGGCCGACGCAGAGCAGCGTAAAGTGGAAAATTATCTCGATCTCTATGTCGATTACAAGCTTAAGGTTGCGGAGGCCTATGCTATGGGATTGGATCAGCAAGATGCTCACAAAACGGAGTATCGCAAATACAAGCACAAATTGGCAACCACCTACATGAATGTAGAAGAGGTGACCGATACCCTCATGAAAGAAGCCTTTGCGAGGCAACAAGAAGAGATATTAGCGCGCCATATACTGATAGCCGCATCTGTAGATGATCTTCCGCAGGATACTCTTGTTGCTTATAACAAAGCGATAAAACTCAGACAAGAGATCATCGATGGTAAACGCAAGTTCGAGCAGGCTGCTCGGCAATTCTCTGCAGACCCTAGCGCTCCAGACACTGGAGGAAACCTTGGGTGGTTCTCTGTTTTTAAAATGGTATATCCTTTTGAAACAGTGGCTTACAACACACCGGTAGGTGAGATATCGCAAGTTTTTAGAACCCAGTTTGGGTATCATTTCATCGAAGTGCTAGATCGTCGTCCTGTGGCTAAGGAGGTAACTGTAGCCCATATTATGATCAGCCCAAAAGCAGACGATGCTAGCTTTGATCCAGAAGCGCGTATCAACGAACTGTACAGTAACATTAAACAAGGTGCTTCCTTTGAAGAACTGGCCAAGCAATATTCTGACGATAGAAATACTGCAGAGAATGGCGGTAAATTGAGCCGCTTTGGTCCGGGGATGCTCAATGCAGAGAATTTTGAGCGCGCCGCTTTCGCTTTAAAGAATCCTGGCGATATGTCTGGACCAGTCAAAACAGACTTTGGTTGGCACATCATTAAATTGATAGACAGACATGAATATCCAACCTTTCAAGACGTAGAGCAACGTCTTAAACGTCAAGTGCAACAGGCACAGCGTTTGGATTATATAAAGGCACTCTCTAAGCAAGAACTCAAGGCGAGGTATAATATCACTTCTCCAGAGCATGTTGTTCCTTTCTTTACGGAGTTTCTTACAGACAGTATCAAGACCAAAACTTGGAAGTACACTGATAGTTTAAATCCGGCCATGAAAACCGAGATATTTACTTTGGGTACAACCACTTTTACCTATGACGACTTTGCTCGATTCATAGAAGAGCGTCACCGAAAGACCGCACGTCACAATACGACCTATGGAGCTGCAAAAGCGTTTTACGATGAATTCGAATTGGCCACCATACGCGACTATTTTAAAGATCACCTAGACGAAGAGGACGAAGGCTTCGCAAATATTGTGAGAGAGTACAAAGAAGGGTTGTTGATCTTTGACCTCATGGAAAATGAGATCTGGAGCAAGGTAAGAGAAGACAGCACCGGTTTAGAGAACTATTACAAAGAACACCTGGCCGATTACCAATACGAAACTCGTGTAAAAGCCTTGATTGCCAGCACACCTAACGAAGCTGTTGCCAAGCAACTGCGCAAAGCCCTAAAGAAAGGTGCTAGTCTCAGTGAATTGAAAGAACAATTCAACGAAGAAGAGACTCAGGTACTTTTTAGTAATGGAACCTACCAAGAAGGTCACCGTTTATTGCCAGAGGATTATAAATTGTCTTCCGGTGTATCTAAAGTATACAATAAGGCAGGGCAATTCACAGTTATACGCACAGATGAGCTCCTAGCACCAACTGCCATCCCACTCGATAAGATCCGTGGTAAGGTTATGGGCGATTACCAGGCGGTTTTAGAAGCAGCCTTTATGGAAGCATTGAAAGCAAAGTTCAAGGTAACTGTCGATCAGCAGGTGCTTCAGGAAATTAAAGCACAACTTTAA
- a CDS encoding peptidylprolyl isomerase, with the protein MLKTRSVLTIILACLTLYSCDFFTKELPSEPVARVNDSYLFKEDLVNLIQPNTSPEDSLLIVTNYINRWATQQLLIDQARINLPESQLATYDQLVQDYKEDLYTKGYKNAVVAKQLDSTIAPSVYQQYYEKNRESFRLKERLLKLRYVNLPISSNATEEVAKNLRDFDTDAKAALEAKAFQFKGYYLNDSTWVRQDALLTEIPLISDKSNAEKLKKSNFVRLQDSIGVYLIQVQDALEKGDDAPLEYVRPTIQQIILNKRKLDLIKKLEADITKDAIKNNDFEIYQ; encoded by the coding sequence ATGCTTAAAACAAGAAGCGTTCTAACTATCATATTGGCGTGTCTTACGCTTTATTCCTGTGATTTCTTTACTAAGGAATTACCCTCTGAGCCCGTAGCCCGGGTGAACGATAGTTATCTTTTTAAAGAAGATCTGGTGAATTTGATTCAGCCAAATACTTCTCCAGAAGACAGCCTTCTTATTGTTACCAATTATATCAATCGTTGGGCGACTCAGCAGTTACTCATCGATCAGGCGCGAATCAATCTACCGGAATCCCAGCTGGCCACTTACGATCAACTGGTTCAAGACTACAAGGAAGACCTCTATACCAAAGGCTATAAGAATGCCGTGGTTGCCAAGCAATTGGACAGTACCATAGCGCCTTCGGTTTATCAGCAGTACTACGAAAAGAACCGCGAGAGTTTTAGACTCAAAGAGCGTTTGCTCAAGCTGCGTTATGTGAATCTGCCCATCAGTTCGAACGCAACAGAAGAAGTTGCCAAGAATTTGCGCGACTTCGATACCGATGCCAAAGCTGCGCTAGAAGCTAAAGCGTTTCAATTCAAAGGATATTACCTCAATGACAGCACTTGGGTTAGACAAGATGCTCTTTTGACGGAAATCCCGCTGATCAGCGATAAATCCAATGCTGAAAAGTTAAAAAAATCTAATTTCGTAAGGCTGCAAGACTCTATAGGAGTATATTTGATCCAAGTTCAGGATGCCTTGGAAAAAGGGGACGACGCACCCTTGGAATATGTGCGCCCCACCATTCAACAGATTATACTAAACAAAAGGAAATTGGACCTCATTAAAAAGTTAGAGGCCGATATTACAAAAGATGCGATCAAGAATAATGATTTCGAAATTTATCAATAG
- a CDS encoding peptidylprolyl isomerase yields the protein MISKFINSRILVTTALLVGLQVQAQEVVEVDSTGVAASQQVKDTVKPFEKFKVDGVTAQVGKYIVLDSDIDRKYIQIEQQGFSTSDISRCELLGTLMEEKLYAHHAIQDSVIIPDAQVNATTDQQIQYMLAQFNSEEQVLKFYKKKTMPELRAELFEINKTNMLASEMQNKIIEGVEITPEEVRTFFNSIPADERPLFSAEVEIAQIVIEPEIPQEEIQKVIDRLNEFRTGIVENGESFATKAVLYSQDPGSSTKGGKISLKRSDNFVKEFKDMAFSLQEGEVSEPFESEFGYHILMVDKIRGQTVDVRHILLIPDVTDATVEVAKKKIENIRNRIVAGELTFAEAAKSESDEKETKNDGGQLVNPVTGDTRFDLTKMDPVLAQQIYNLKDQEVSQVLTDADRTGRKKFKIIMVTDRYDEHQADYSKDYEKIKDLALNDKRRRAIEAWQDEKIKETYVSVNRDYTDCEFASNWTKN from the coding sequence ATGATTTCGAAATTTATCAATAGCCGAATTTTAGTGACAACAGCCTTATTGGTTGGATTGCAAGTACAGGCGCAGGAAGTAGTTGAGGTAGACAGTACGGGAGTTGCAGCGAGTCAGCAGGTTAAAGATACTGTAAAGCCTTTTGAGAAATTCAAGGTCGATGGAGTGACGGCGCAAGTAGGCAAGTACATTGTGCTAGACAGTGATATCGATAGAAAATACATCCAAATAGAGCAACAAGGTTTTTCAACCTCAGACATTAGCCGCTGTGAATTGCTCGGAACGCTGATGGAAGAGAAGCTTTATGCACATCACGCCATTCAAGACAGTGTGATCATTCCAGATGCACAGGTGAACGCCACCACAGATCAGCAGATCCAATACATGTTGGCTCAATTCAATTCCGAAGAGCAGGTCTTAAAGTTCTACAAGAAAAAGACCATGCCGGAACTTAGGGCGGAGCTCTTTGAGATCAACAAGACCAATATGTTGGCCTCTGAGATGCAGAACAAGATCATAGAAGGTGTAGAGATCACACCAGAAGAAGTAAGAACCTTTTTCAATTCTATTCCTGCGGATGAACGTCCGCTTTTCAGTGCTGAGGTAGAGATCGCTCAGATCGTTATAGAGCCTGAAATCCCACAAGAAGAGATCCAAAAAGTTATCGATCGTCTTAACGAGTTCCGAACCGGAATTGTGGAAAACGGAGAGTCTTTTGCTACCAAAGCAGTATTGTATTCTCAAGACCCTGGTTCTAGTACCAAAGGAGGGAAGATCAGTCTAAAACGCTCCGACAATTTTGTAAAAGAATTCAAGGACATGGCTTTCTCTTTGCAAGAAGGAGAAGTTAGTGAACCTTTTGAGTCCGAATTTGGTTACCATATTCTTATGGTCGATAAGATCCGCGGACAAACCGTAGACGTGCGCCATATATTATTGATCCCTGATGTTACGGATGCCACCGTAGAGGTAGCCAAGAAGAAGATCGAGAATATCCGAAATCGAATCGTAGCGGGAGAACTCACCTTTGCAGAGGCTGCCAAGAGCGAATCCGACGAAAAGGAAACCAAGAACGACGGAGGGCAACTCGTAAACCCGGTAACCGGAGATACGCGTTTTGACCTTACCAAAATGGATCCTGTACTGGCTCAGCAGATCTACAATCTAAAGGATCAAGAAGTATCGCAGGTGCTTACCGATGCCGATAGAACCGGACGCAAGAAATTTAAGATCATTATGGTGACCGATCGCTATGACGAGCACCAAGCGGATTATTCCAAGGATTACGAAAAGATCAAAGATCTGGCCTTGAACGATAAAAGAAGACGCGCCATAGAAGCTTGGCAAGACGAGAAGATCAAAGAGACCTATGTCAGTGTGAACAGAGATTACACCGACTGCGAATTTGCCAGTAACTGGACTAAGAACTAA
- a CDS encoding MoxR family ATPase, producing MSDVAAIGQLVEKYKALKTEIAKVIVGQEEVIDQVLLAIFSGGHALLIGVPGLAKTLLVNTVAQTLGLEFKRIQFTPDLMPSDILGAEILDQNRNFTFVKGPIFANVILADEINRTPPKTQAALLEAMQERAVTVAGRHYPLDLPYFVLATQNPIEQEGTYPLPEAQLDRFMFAINLKYPSFEEEVSVVKNTTTDNEVKVNTLFNAQEIIDFQHLIRRIPVADNVIEYAVTMVGKTRPKEPTATEMVKTYVDWGAGPRASQNLILAAKANAAIRGKYSPDIEDVQQVAYGVLRHRMIKNYKAEAEGVTIEAIIKDLF from the coding sequence ATGAGTGATGTAGCAGCCATAGGCCAACTTGTAGAAAAGTACAAGGCCTTAAAGACAGAGATTGCCAAAGTTATAGTAGGACAAGAAGAGGTCATAGACCAGGTCCTGTTGGCGATTTTCTCTGGCGGACATGCGCTGCTTATCGGAGTGCCTGGACTGGCCAAGACCTTATTGGTAAACACAGTGGCCCAAACATTAGGCTTGGAGTTTAAGCGTATTCAGTTTACTCCAGATCTTATGCCCAGTGACATACTCGGGGCAGAGATTCTAGATCAGAACCGCAACTTCACCTTTGTAAAAGGGCCTATTTTTGCCAATGTGATTTTGGCCGATGAGATTAACCGTACGCCTCCAAAAACACAAGCCGCTTTACTGGAAGCTATGCAAGAACGCGCAGTGACGGTAGCCGGTAGACATTACCCATTAGATCTGCCTTATTTCGTTTTAGCTACGCAGAACCCCATTGAGCAGGAGGGAACCTATCCATTGCCAGAAGCCCAATTGGACCGTTTCATGTTCGCTATCAACTTAAAGTATCCGAGCTTTGAAGAAGAGGTTTCTGTAGTTAAGAACACCACTACCGATAACGAGGTTAAGGTCAATACACTTTTTAACGCACAAGAGATCATAGATTTTCAGCATTTAATCCGTCGTATTCCAGTTGCAGATAATGTGATCGAATACGCAGTTACCATGGTGGGGAAAACCAGACCTAAAGAGCCTACAGCTACAGAGATGGTTAAAACCTATGTAGATTGGGGAGCGGGTCCAAGAGCCTCGCAAAACCTTATTTTGGCGGCCAAGGCCAATGCTGCTATTCGCGGGAAATATTCTCCAGATATCGAAGATGTACAACAAGTTGCTTATGGGGTGCTGCGTCATCGAATGATCAAAAACTACAAAGCAGAAGCAGAAGGGGTGACCATAGAGGCCATCATTAAAGATCTGTTCTAA
- a CDS encoding acyltransferase, with protein MQIDYAKRIFGLDLMRAVAILFVVFSHALWIVPELPGLPGELLRLMGVLGVEIFFVLSGFLIGRILLNHFSVAYDKAKLQYFWVRRWFRTLPNYYLILLVNIAILFYIGRELPDSLWQYFFFLQNAFSAMDIFFTESWSLPVEEFTYLLAPLLGWGLWKALKIKAQKAFLYTALAMIAFGLISKCYYHFQLAQPDMNYWNRELKAVMIYRLDAIFYGMLGAYLSKYFKDLWRSGRWIFFFLGLMGMLLISFGIPVFGWFIDSHALVWNVIYLPFCSLSIGLFLPVLSHWQSAPRLVRSPITRISLISYSMYLLHYSVVLQLLKFHLPTERLSLIDKGVYVIVYILLTLVLSYLLYRIYERPMMNLRDHRLVKRYFQAP; from the coding sequence ATGCAAATAGATTACGCCAAGCGTATTTTTGGTTTAGACCTCATGCGAGCGGTGGCGATCTTATTCGTGGTGTTTTCTCACGCGCTTTGGATAGTGCCTGAGCTTCCTGGTCTACCGGGAGAGCTGCTCAGACTTATGGGTGTATTGGGGGTTGAGATCTTTTTTGTGCTCAGCGGTTTTCTGATCGGACGGATACTGCTCAATCATTTCTCAGTCGCCTACGACAAAGCCAAATTGCAGTATTTCTGGGTACGGCGTTGGTTTAGGACCTTGCCCAATTATTACCTGATCCTATTGGTCAACATTGCCATACTTTTCTATATAGGGCGTGAGTTGCCCGATAGCCTCTGGCAGTATTTTTTCTTTTTGCAGAATGCCTTTTCCGCTATGGATATCTTCTTTACCGAATCTTGGAGTTTACCTGTAGAAGAGTTTACCTATCTGTTGGCGCCTTTGCTCGGATGGGGATTGTGGAAAGCATTGAAGATTAAGGCACAGAAGGCGTTTTTGTATACAGCTTTGGCTATGATAGCCTTTGGGTTGATCAGTAAATGCTATTATCATTTCCAGCTTGCTCAGCCAGACATGAATTATTGGAATCGGGAATTAAAGGCCGTGATGATCTACAGATTAGACGCCATATTTTACGGCATGTTGGGAGCTTATTTGTCGAAGTATTTTAAGGATTTATGGAGATCTGGTCGTTGGATTTTCTTTTTTTTAGGGCTGATGGGTATGCTGCTGATCAGTTTCGGGATTCCTGTGTTTGGTTGGTTTATTGATAGCCACGCTCTGGTTTGGAATGTGATCTATCTGCCGTTTTGCTCGTTGAGTATTGGGCTGTTCTTACCGGTGCTGAGTCATTGGCAGTCTGCACCAAGATTAGTTAGATCACCTATAACTCGGATCAGTCTTATCTCTTACAGTATGTATTTGTTGCATTATTCCGTGGTCCTGCAATTGCTCAAATTCCACTTGCCGACCGAGCGACTTTCCCTTATCGATAAGGGAGTCTACGTAATAGTTTATATACTACTGACCTTGGTTTTATCCTACCTATTGTACCGAATTTACGAGCGACCTATGATGAATTTAAGAGATCATCGATTGGTAAAACGTTATTTTCAAGCTCCTTAG